Part of the Bombina bombina isolate aBomBom1 chromosome 8, aBomBom1.pri, whole genome shotgun sequence genome is shown below.
atgtatatcccatacgtcactagctcatggactcttgctaatatgaaataaattaatttatcaggtaagttcttacataaattatgttttttcaatgggacttccatagcgacgATAATACAAGCTTtttctgtgaggccaaaaagtgagcagtaaagcctatcccgcaagattcgtaacgcaatctaaagtccgtagttatgagttttacactacaaagctgtagcataaaactcataactaaagtgttaaaaagtacacgaacacccataaactacctattaacccctaaaccgagaccctcccgaattgcaaacactaaaataaaattattaacccctaatctgccgctcccgacatcgcctccactataataaacatattaacccctaaaccgccgcactcccgcatcgcaaacactagctaaatattattaacccctaatctgccgcccctaacatcgctgccacctacctacatttattaacccctaaactgctgccccaaacgtcgctaccactatactaaatttattaacccctaaacctaagtctaaccctaacaccccctaacttaaatacaggttttcataaacccggctttaacaggcaagaagtgagcatagagcaaaatcaagctccataccacactccaataccagagttgctgaaagctgcggtgagctggttttacatgctcgtgcacgatttcaccatagacatcaatggggagagccggctgaaaaaaagtctaacacctgcaaaaaagcagcgtaaagatctgtaacgcagccccattgattcctatggggaaactaaatttatgtttacacctaacaccctaacatgaaccccgagtctaagcacccctaatcttacacttattaatccctattctgccccccccgacatcgccgacacctacattatacttattaacccctaatctgccactctggacattgccaccactttaataaacatattaacccctaaaccgccgcactcccgcatcgcaaacactagttaaatattattaacccctaatctgccacccctaacatcgccgccacctaccttaatttattaacccctaatctgccgcccccaacgtcgccgccactatactaaatttattaacccctaaacctaagtctaaccctaacaccccctaacttaaatataattaaaataaatcaaaataaaaattgctatcattacctaaataattcctatttaaaactaaatgcttacctataaaataaaatctaagctagctacaatataactaatagttacattgtagctttcttaggttttatttttatttcacaggcaagtttgtatttattttaactaggtagactagttagtaaatagttattaactatttactaactacctagctaaaataaatacaaatttacctgtaaaataaaacctaacctgagttacactaacacctaaccttacactacaattaaataaattacctaaattaaatacaataacctaaattacaaaaaaacaaacactaaattacacaaaataaaaaagaaattatcagatataattacacctaatttaatagccctatcaaaattaaaaaaagccccccccaaaataaaaaaaacccctagcctaaactaaactaccaatagcccttaaaagggccttttgtggggcatttccccaaagaaataagctcttttacctgtaaagaaaaaaccaacaccccccaacaataaaacccaccacccacacaaccaaccccccaaataaaatcctaactaaaaaaacctaagctccccattgccctgaaaagggcattaagctctttttcaattgcccaaaccctaatctaaaactaaaacccaccaaataaacccttaaaaaaacctaacactaacccccgaatccacttacagttttgaagaccggacatccatcctcaattaaGCTGGGAGAAgttctcagcgaagcggcaagaagtcctcaacgaagtcgagagaagtcttcatccaagccggcagaagtggtcctctagatgggcagaagtcttcatccatccggcacggagcgggtccatctttaagacatccggcgcggagcatcctcttcaattgaagtcttcttcccgaatggaggttcctttaagtgacatcatccaagatggtgtcccttgaattccgattggctgatagaattctatcagccaatcggaattaaaggtgaaaaaatcctattggctgatgcaatcagccaataggattgatcttcaatcctattggctgatccaatcagctaataggattgagatcacattctattggaacagccaatcgtaattcaagggatgctatcttggatgacatcacttaaaggaaccttcatttgggaagaagacttcgattgaagaggatgctccctgccagatgtcttgaagatggacctgctccgcgccggatggatgaagatagaagatgccatctggatgaggacttctgcccgtctggaggaccacttctgccggcttggatgaagacttctccaggctttgttgaggacttcttgccgcttcgctgaggacttctcctggcttcgttgaggatggatgtccggtcttcaaaactgtaagtttatcttcggggggtagtgttaggtttttttaagggtttattgggtgggttttagattagggtttgggcaatttaaaaagagctaaatgcccttttaagggcaatgtccatccaaatgcccttttcagggcaatggtgagcttaggtttttttacttaggattttatttggggggttggttgtgtgggtggtgggttttactgttgggggtgttttttttttttttttttacaggtaaaagagctgatttctttggggcaaaaggcccttttaagggctattggtagtttagtttaggctaggtttttttattttggggggcttttttgttttgatagggctattagattaggtataattagtttaaatatctgataatttcttttttattttgtgtaatttagtggggttttttttgtaatttaggtaagtgtatttaatttaggtaatttatttaattgtagtgtaaggttaggtgttagtgtaactcaggttaggttttattttacaggtaaatttgatttgtttttattttagctcggtagttagtaaatagtttaactatttactaactagtctacctagttaaaataaatacaaacttgcctgtaaaataaaaataaacccttagctagctacaatgtaactattagttatattgtagctatcttagggtttattttataggtaagtatttagttttaaataggaattatttaggtaatgatagcaatttttatttagatttattttaattatatttaagttagggggtgttagggttagacttaggtttaggggttaataaatttagtatagtggcggcgacgttgggggcagcagattaggggttaataaattaaggtaggtggcggcgatgttaggggtggcagattaggggttaataatatttaactagtgtttgcgatgcgggagtgcggcggtttaggggttaatatgtttattaaagtggtggcaatgtccagagtggcagattaggggttaataagtataatgtaggtgtcggcgatgtcggggggggcagaatagggattaataagtgtaagattaggggtgcttagactcggggttcatgttagggtgttaggtgtaaacataaatttagtttccccataggaatcaatggggctgcgttacagatctttacgctgcttttttgcaggtgttagactttttttcagccggctctccccattgatgtctatggggaaatcgtgcacgagcatgtaaaaccagctcaccgcagctttcagcaactCTGGTactggagtgtggtatggagctcaattttgctctatgctcacttcttgcctgttaaagccgggtttatgaaaacctgtaataccagcgctgtagggaagtgagcggtgacaataacgtgcaagttagtaccgcacagctcttaccgcaaaactcgtaatctagccgtttgtttgggaATACTATTTAATTATATTTACCCTGGCACCCCCGCACTCCGAGATTTGAAGTGAGTGTATGGGAAACAGATGAGAGATTGACTGAAAAGGTTTGGTTCTGCACCTTTctcttataaatataaatatccacAGTATcatctgcagtatatttacttgcactggatgagCAACTTGTGAGGGAGAAAGGCCTTAGCATGTGTAAGACACAGCCCAGGAGCTGTCCAATAGTACTCTAATTACAGGTACTACATAGCTTTGTTCACAGTCTTACACCTGAggagctttacctatgtgtttaacatatgaATTTGGGGGAATGAGGCACAGGATAGTTCTTATCTAGCATCCATAGGACTCCTTAGAAGCTCAATTTAACCTTTTTatctcaaaaaaatatatttttgcatgtTTCTAAAACAAATGCGTATAAGCCAGTAACTGCCTTGTACAGTTATCAGTTTTTTCTCAAAAATCACAGGAGGACACAGGGGCCTTAGGAGAGGTGTTTTTCACAAATTAAAATGTTGACAGTTATTTTAAATTACACAGGCCTTTGGGCCTATACATTGTTATGGCAATACGCTCTGCCTCCTCTCTTTGGCAACCTTTTTCCCTCTCTGCTTTAGCTGTTGTGAATTTAATCTGGTGGATTCTAAACTATTTTGGTGTTTAATTTCTGACAAGTTTAACCTCTTCTATGCATTGGAGGTGGGTGAGTATCTTTTACAAGAGCTGCTAAGAGGTTTGGGTGTTTAGAAGGTGCTACTTAACTTTTATGTTCTGAGGTGTGCTGTGGACTAGTACCGGTGTAAATAATTTTATTCACGGTTTTTGTACAacaatttgcatttttattttgaatCCCCCATCTGTCCATAGTTTTGTGTGTTGAGCAGTAAATGTAACCCCCCCTTTAACATACTAAGGGGCACTTTGACTCCAGTTAGCAAGCTGATCAAGCTGTCTTTAGTTTGTATAATGAGTTTATATACTCTAAAAGGCTTATCTGCTGTAAATTAACAATTTGCATATTCTTTCCTCATATATGAATTTTGTATATATCTCAGCTGTTTACATttccatacaaatgtatacatataatattacatgTATGTCCTTGATGCTAGAGTATTTTCAATTATGAGAGAAAGTTTCTCTTACATTATCTCTGCAGTCTCCATTACAAAATGTACAAGACGTTTCTGCTGTGGCTAAACTTTGAATATTCATTCCTTCAAGCATGAATATTTATTACAGGCATACCCCACATTTACGTACACAATGGGACCAGAGCATGTATGTAAAACgaaaatgtacttaaagtgaagcaatacttttttttcacTTCTCAATGCTTGTACTTCATTATAATAGTCATTTATAGGCATAactgatataaataatacatttataactaaaataaacacaatactataaggttaggccaaaagaaaatatttattgcaaaataaacaaaaaaaattctaagcttaggatcagcttagggcaacagaacatacagtatttactgtactgtattgaaaaataaagacattttctaagcttaggatcagcttaggacaagagaacataattactgtactgtacagttttgcaaaataaacacaacattttctaagcttaggatcagcttagggtaagagaacatatttactgtactgtacagtattgcaaaataaacacaacattttctaagcttaggataagcttaggacaagagaacatatttactgtactgtattgcaaaatactgtaaacacaacattttctaagcttaggatcagctatgAGCATTTATTCTAGTAAGGATGAAGTCATACTGGTATCTTCTGTTTCACAAGTCAACTCTTCAAAGGCGAGACGCTTTCTTGCTGGCGAATTGGGTGTACTACAAGTAGCAATAAGAGAAGGAGCAGGACTGGGTGGTGATGCCAGAGCTGGAAATGGACTGCCAGTTGATGATCTGGTATCCAAATGACTGTCTGTCGATGATGATGATCTGCGTGCTGATGGACTTTTAGAAAAGTAAGTCTCTATGGAGGTTTGAAGTGTAGCTTTCTTCTTTTCTCTGTAGATTTCTTTGTAACAGGAATAAGCCCCTGAAATGTTACCATTGACTGTGAAGCTTCTTTCAAAGTCCCTATCATGCTTTTCAAAAAGAGCCATGGCGCTATCAAGATGACGGAAAGcttgaaagagaatttttgaagttaagccttcaggctgttcaatgttctcaaccccattttgcacatcttcttcttcttctctctcctcttcaagTTCTAGAAGGTCTTCATTGCTGAGGGGCTCAGTATGGGATGCAAGcagttcagcaacatcttctggcTCTACTTCCAGCTCTAACTGCCTTGCCATCTCTACAATATTTTCAGTAACATTAGCTACAGAATCATCAACGCCTTCAGAATCATCAGCTAACtgtgggcataattttttccaggcCCTTTTCATTGTGGTATCCTTTATGTCATTCCAAGCATCTCTTACAGTTTTAATGCAATCCAAGATGTTGTAGCTTTTCCAGAATTTCGATAGGACTTCTTGCCCTGCACCTTCTTCTTTGTCTATTGCTGCAATACACTTACTGAATGTTCTTTTTAAGTAGTTTAACTTGAAGGCAGCTATGACACATTGATCCATGGGCTGCAGTAATGAAGTGGTATTTGGTGGTAGGAATTCCACTCTAATGTTAGGGTTGAGCTCTTCTAGTGTTCGAGGGTGTCCAGGAGCATTATCAACAAGCAGCAAAatcttgaaagggatattattgtctttgcaataagctttcacctctggaacaaagcaggtgtcaaaccaatcctcaaaaagggctgcagttacccatgcttttttatttgccctCCAATGCACTGGAAGTCTAGTTTTAACGTAGTTCTTCAAAGCTCTTGGATTTTGAAAACGGTAAATAAACAAAGGCTTTAGCTTTAAGGTACCAGAAGCATTGCCACCTAACAGAAGGGTTATTCTATCTTTAGCTGGCTTGTAGCCTGGCATTGATTTTTCCTGTCTTGCAATGAAGGTTCTTGCAGGCATCTTCTTCCAGAATAGACCAGTCTCATCCACATTAAACATTTGATCCATGGAGTAGCCTCCATCTTCAATAATTTTTGCAAATTCACTTGGATAGCTTTCTGCAGCCTCAGTATCTGCAGCAGCTGCCTCTCCTTGTACTTTGATGTTATGTAGATTAGACCTCTTCTTAAACCTATCAAACCATCCACGGCTTGCAAAAAATTCAGCATCCTTTGCTGCTTCACCTTTCTTAGCCTTCAGGTCATTGAATAAGTTTAAGGCTTTACTTTGTATAATTGCCTGGTTTACAGGAACATGGCGTGTTGTCTGATTTTCTATCCAAAGTATTAGGAGTCTCTCCATGTCTGCAACAATGCTATCCCTTTTTCGAATTGTTGTGGTGTTAACAGGTGTAGCACTTTTAACTTCTGCAACAATTTTTTCTCTGTTCTTCATGACTGTGTTAATTGTGGTCCTAGTGAAGCCTAGCTTTCGGCCTATTTCAGCTTGAATTACACCTTCATCatacaatctaataattttaaGCTTCATATCCAAGGTAATAGATTTACGGCATTTCTTTTTATCTGCCATTATCAGCTCTAGGTGCCAAGCGTGTTACAATCAGTACTGTAcgtgtactgtatacagtatatgttccccaaagttctatgtaCAAGCAGTGGCACAGTGCAGTATTATGGCAGGAATAAAATAGCAATTTGGGTGCAGGAATCTTCTATACACAGTGTGTGCCAAGCGTGTTACAATCAGTACTGTAcgtgtactgtatacagtatatgttccccaaagttctatgtaCAGTAGTGGTTTCAGTGCAGTACAGTATTATGGCAGGAATAAAATAGCAATTTGGGTGCAGGAATCTTCTATACACGATTCACTTTTTAACTTCACTTGCCAAGTGCGCAGCTTCTACACAGTGAGCGGAAACCCCACCTCTTCCTGGTGCGCAGCAACATCTTCCTGGCGCGCGGCAACCTCTTCCTGAACCATAGAGACTAACTGTTTCATGTGCGCAGGGGCGGGTTTGTCCGTTCTCGCGAGTGTCCGTAAAGAGAGGGTCCGTAATAGCTATGTACGTACTCGCGAGTGTCCGTAAAGTGAAGGTCCGTAAAGCGGGGTATGCCTGTATTTACTTTATGCTTGCATGACTTTTCACAGAGTGTGAAAGGCTTTTTTATTCCTTAGCGTTCATACAGTTGTCTCAACAAAATTCTGACAAACTGGTCAGCAAAGTGCCActataaacacaaaaacaaaaacacaagctCAAAAACCCTCTAAGTGCAGTATTTAAAAACAATCAAAAGAATCACACTCACAAATTATAACCTTAACACAGTAAGATGTATATCACAGGCTCTTTTTTTAAAGGTGGTCACTTTCCAAATACTGTACTCTGCAGTCCATGGCTGGTATATTGGATCTGTGCTACATCAACATGCACTGCCCTCGATCTCTCAACAAGCTGCTTTTTCTCTAATGTCCATGTATTTCCTGTGTTCCACAGTCAAAAAAGCCAATCGAGCAAAAAACTGTAACAAGCAGCTTCCCTATTGCTGGCTCAGATAAATGCAGAAGTTGACGCTTATGTAGCATGGGTGTTGCCTTACGCGTTTCATAGGGCAACTCTGTACTTTGCTAGCGTCAACCTGTATCTGGTATCTTATTTTTACTATTAAAGCCCATAAATATTATGCACAAAACTTCATAAAGGTCTGCATAAAGCATGTGACCATTAACAATACAgcgcttaaaggaacagtctagtcaaaattaaactttcattattcaggtagttTATAAACAAGTAGTGTACAGCTCCACAGCTATAAGATGCAAGTGGCAGGAGGGACCGTCAAAACCTCCAAACATGTAgaaaagtagaaaaatccacagcaccttatCGAATTTTCAACACTTTATTGAAACATCTTTTTCCCATACAGGTACAAAGCaggtagcagcaacgtttcgggaaattatcccttaatcatgctaataagCCTCATCTGATTAGATACATTTATAGGCCTGCACTATAACCCATAGTATACTGTTACAAGGTGAATTTTATCACTCAACATTACCACCTAGTGGTTGTAAATATTATTacaattaaacacatatatacatttaaaaacaatttacaatTTACCTATCTGTTGATATGCCTATGTACAGATCTTTGTTAATATTCAATACATTCTgcaaaatattaacattttttctgaatattttattaaacatccaTTTATTATAGAAACACTTTGAGGTCCAGCTTTCTATTGATTCCTTTAGGAATTAAagcatccaatttatatatccaataagattctttttgttttaatacagTTTCCTTATTGCCACCTCTActtaaattatccactccatcaatAATTTGCCACCGTAGTTGGcttatattgtggcctgcactcaaaaaatggcaagaTACAGGGGCTTCCTggtccccacatctaatattggatctgtgttgactcatcctatacgacataggatgagtcacacgtatagaaaTTGTTAATGCTAGAGAGATTTCCGGTG
Proteins encoded:
- the LOC128638834 gene encoding tigger transposable element-derived protein 1-like — its product is MADKKKCRKSITLDMKLKIIRLYDEGVIQAEIGRKLGFTRTTINTVMKNREKIVAEVKSATPVNTTTIRKRDSIVADMERLLILWIENQTTRHVPVNQAIIQSKALNLFNDLKAKKGEAAKDAEFFASRGWFDRFKKRSNLHNIKVQGEAAAADTEAAESYPSEFAKIIEDGGYSMDQMFNVDETGLFWKKMPARTFIARQEKSMPGYKPAKDRITLLLGGNASGTLKLKPLFIYRFQNPRALKNYVKTRLPVHWRANKKAWILLLVDNAPGHPRTLEELNPNIRVEFLPPNTTSLLQPMDQCVIAAFKLNYLKRTFSKCIAAIDKEEGAGQEVLSKFWKSYNILDCIKTVRDAWNDIKDTTMKRAWKKLCPQLADDSEGVDDSVANVTENIVEMARQLELEVEPEDVAELLASHTEPLTFRHLDSAMALFEKHDRDFERSFTVNGNISGAYSCYKEIYREKKKATLQTSIETYFSKSPSARRSSSSTDSHLDTRSSTGSPFPALASPPSPAPSLIATCSTPNSPARKRLAFEELTCETEDTSMTSSLLE